The following coding sequences lie in one Hippopotamus amphibius kiboko isolate mHipAmp2 chromosome 7, mHipAmp2.hap2, whole genome shotgun sequence genomic window:
- the LOC130857321 gene encoding chromobox protein homolog 1-like, whose protein sequence is MGKKQNKKKVEEVLEEEEEAYVVEKVLDRRVVKGKVEYLLKWKGFSDEDDTWEPEENLDCPDLIAKFLQSQKTAHETDTSEEGKRKAASDSEDKGEESKPKKKKEESEKPRGFARGLEPEQIIGATDSSGELMFLMKWRNSDEADLVPAKEANVKCPQVVICFYEERLTWHSYPSEEDDKKDDKN, encoded by the coding sequence atggggaaaaaacaaaacaagaagaaagtggaggaggtgctagaagaggaggaagaagcatATGTGGTGGAAAAGGTTCTCGATCGTCGAGTGGTAAAGGGCAAAGTGGAATACCTCCTAAAGTGGAAGGGGTTCTCAGATGAGGACGACACATGGGAGCCAGAAGAGAACCTGGATTGCCCTGACCTCATTGCCAAGTTCCTACAGTCACAGAAAACAGCACACGAGACAGATACATCAGAGGAGGGCAAGCGCAAAGCTGCTTCTGATTCAGAAGACAAGGGGGAGGAGAGCaaaccaaagaagaagaaagaagagtcagAAAAGCCACGGGGCTTTGCCCGGGGTTTGGAACCGGAGCAGATTATTGGAGCTACAGACTCCAGTGGAGAACTCATGTTCCTGATGAAATGGAGGAATTCTGATGAGGCTGACCTGGTCCCTGCCAAGGAAGCCAATGTCAAGTGCCCACAGGTTGTCATATGCTTCTATGAGGAAAGGCTGACGTGGCATTCCTACCCCTCGGAGGAGGATGACAAAAAAGATGACAAGAATTAA